CCTATACATTGATTGATTATTTCCCATGGGAGTTTCTTACAGTGATAGACGAATCCCATGCAACGGTTCCGCAAATAGGCGGGATGTATGAGGGCGACAGGTCAAGAAAGCAGACCCTCGTTGACTTTGGCTTCAGACTTCCCTCTGCACTGGATAATAGGCCCCTTACATTCAGGGAATTCGAGCACCGCATCAAACAGGCAATCTATGTGTCTGCCACTCCAGGCAATTATGAGCTCGATAAATCAAAAGGCAGGGTCATAGAGCAAATCATAAGGCCCACCGGACTCGTTGACCCAAAGATGAATGTTAAGCCAGTCAAAAGACAGGTTGAAGACCTTCTCGGAGAGATTCAAAAAAGGGCAAAGAAAAACGAAAGAATCCTCGTTACAACCCTTACTAAAAAAATGGCTGAAGACCTTACGGAATATTACACAGACCTCGGTGTCAGGGCAAGGTATCTTCACTCTGACATAGATACACTTAAAAGGGTTGAGATAATCCGAGACCTTAGAATCGGAAAATTCGATGTCTTAGTAGGTGTAAATCTCCTAAGAGAAGGACTTGACCTTCCAGAGGTCTCACTCGTTGCAATATTGGATGCAGACAAGGAGGGATTCCTTCGCTCAGAGCGCTCCCTTATACAGACAGCAGGAAGGGCTGCAAGGAATGTAGGAGGAGAGGTTATACTCTATGCAGACACCATTACAGGCTCTATGGAAAAAGCACTTAACGAGACAGAAAGAAGAAGAAAGATACAGGAGGAATATAACATGAACATGGGTATCACGCCTGAGACCGTAAAGAGCAATATTAAAGACATCCTAAGCTCTATATACGAGGCAGATTACTGGACAGTTCCTATGGCAGAGGAAGAAAAGGCTCCTTATGGTGTCGATGAGGAGACATTGAAAGCCCTCGAGTTAGAGATGAAGGATGCCGCAAAAAGGCTTGAATTCGAAAAAGCCGCAGAGATAAGAGATAGGATTAAAGGCATAAGGACTAAGATGCTTCAGGTAGGAATCAAGTAATGTCAGAGGAAAGATTTAGTAACCTTATTGGGATTCTCAAGGACATGGAAAGTGCCCTTCTTGCATACTCAGGAGGGGTTGACAGCACACTTCTTCTAAAGGCACTTAGCCTTTCAGGCATAACCTGCCTTGCAGTTACCTCTAATTCCGAAACCATGCCATCGGATGACATGTTGAATGCCATTTTTATGGCTAAAGCCATGGGCATAGAGCTGAGGACTATAAAGACAAACGAGCTTGAAAACGAAGACTACCTAAGAAACCCTCCTGAAAGATGTTTTTACTGTAAGAACGAGCTTTTTAGCCTGCTTAAAGACATAGCTCAAAAAGAGGGTTATAACTTCGTAATAGATGGCTCTAATTTAGATGACCTGAAAGACTACCGTCCTGGAAGAACCGCTAATGTAAAGCATGAAATAAGAAGCCCTCTCATAGAGGCAGGCTTTAGAAAAACCGAAATAAGAGAGATTTCAAAAGAGCTTGGGCTTCCCACATGGAATAAGCCCTCCTCCCCGTGTCTTTCTTCAAGATTCCCCTATGGGATGAGGATAACCCCTGATGCCCTTAAACAGGTTGCCTCTGCAGAGGGGTTTTTAAAAAGCATGGGGTTTAAAGAGCTAAGGGTAAGGCATCTTGGAGATACAGCAAGGATTGAGCTAAAAGAAGAGGATATTGCAAGGATTCTTGAGATTAAAGCCTCGGTGGTTAAGAAACTAAATGCCTTGGGTTATAGATTTGTCTTGCTTGACCTCGAGGGACTAAGAAGAGGTTGAATTGCCTCCTTCGCTCTTTTTGATTGACATATCATGAATGTTCATGTAAATTTTAAGCGTGCATGGAAGCGGTTTAAAAGGGTCTGCAACTGTAGAGGTCAGAAACAAGCTAAGGCTTCTGAACATACTTGTCTCGTTCATACTCTTTCTACTGCTTTTTATAATAGTCAGATACCTCGAAAGCCCTCTTAAAAATTTTTTGAGGTTTCTGCCTGACCTCTCCATGATCGTAATAATGCTAATAGTATTTGTCCTTGCAGGTGTAGGGTTTTATATATCGAGACTGCTTTCAGGTCAGGTCATAAGAAGGATTGAAGACTATAGCGAAAGGCTCGACAGCCTTCTTAATCTCACAAAGGACATAAGAGAAGAGCTATATGGCGACATACTCCTTGAAAAGATAATGGACTGTTCGCTTGACATAACGAGGTCCGATGCAGGCTCCATACTTCTTATAGATGATGACAATCTCGTATTCAAGGTAGTAAAAGGCCCCAAGGCAGAAGGCCTTACAGGCAAATCCGTTTCAAAGGAAATAGGGGTTTCAGGCTGGGTGCTCAAAAACAACCAGCCTGTTACAATCTCCGATGCAACAAAGGACGAAAGATTCAACCCCCACATAGATGAACTCACAGGGTATCGGACAAACACCATGCTTTGCGTGCCTCTTAAGACAAAAACTGCGACAATAGGCGTAATCGAGGTATTGAATAAAAAACACGGCAGATACGATGAAAGGGACATCGAGATAATAAGCCATCTTGCGGACCAGGCAGCAATATCCATCGAAAGGGCACAGTTCTATGAGGACCAGCGAAACTACGAGATACACCTCACAGACATCCTGCTTGACACTATAGACAGGTTCATTCCCGAAAAGCAGGGGCACTCAAGAAGGGTTGCAAAATATGCAAATGTGATAGCAAAGGCTATCGGCATGTCCGATAAGAGAAAAAGAAGGCTTTACTTTGCCAGCCTCCTTCATGACATTGGATTTCTAAGACTGCCTGTTGAGAAGAGCTTTCAAAAAGAGGTATATACGATGCACCCTGAAGTTGGCTATGAGATGCTGAAGCCAATAACCTTTTATAAGGACATTGCTCAATATGTCCTTCATCACCATGAAAGGTACGACGGCTTTGGTTATCCGACAAAACTAAAAGGCGACAACATCCCGCTTGAATCAAGAATAATCGCCATAGCAGAGGCATTCGACTCTATGGTTAACGAGGCATCTTACAGGATTACCGTTGACACCGATGCAGGGGTAGAAGAAATCCTGAGGTATAAGGGAGCCCAGTTTGACCCTGAGCTTGCAGATGTCTTTGCAGAGAATATTAAAGGCTCCGAGTAAGAAATCCTTTCTCAAAAAACTATTCCATTGTCAAATCCCTATAGATAGCTCAACAGGGTAAATACAAACACTGTTAGGCTTATATATCCGTTCATATTGAAGAAGGCGACATTCAGCTTGCTTAAATCATTGGCTTTTATAAGGGAGTGCTCATAGATAAACAGTCCGCCTGCAATAAAAACCCCAAGCCAGTAGAAAACTTTAAGGCTAAAGATAATTCCTGTCAGAAATAGAAAATCCCAGGAGAAAAGGTGAAAGACCCTTGCACAGGTCAGCGAGGTTTTAATACCAAACCTCTTAGGTATAGAATAAAGTCCGTGTTTTCTGTCAAAG
This sequence is a window from Nitrospirota bacterium. Protein-coding genes within it:
- the uvrB gene encoding excinuclease ABC subunit UvrB, translating into MGDFKLTTSFTPKGDQTKAIKSLTEGIRKGIGHQVLLGVTGSGKTFTIANVIANVNMPALVIAHNKTLAAQLYGEFKELFPENRVEFFVSYYDYYQPEAYIPQTDTYIEKDALINDDIDRMRHSATMSTLERKDTIVVASVSCIYGIGSPQDYMDMHLHLEEGMHTKRDDILRRLVEMQYERTDSDLKRGTFRVRGDIVEVFPSFSSDRCIRVDFFGDDIDSLKEFDLLAGERIKRIERVSLFPNSHWITPMERLEPALKNIEHELELHIEALLKQGRTLEAQRVEQRTRFDLEMLREFGYCHGIENYSRHLSGRAQGEPPYTLIDYFPWEFLTVIDESHATVPQIGGMYEGDRSRKQTLVDFGFRLPSALDNRPLTFREFEHRIKQAIYVSATPGNYELDKSKGRVIEQIIRPTGLVDPKMNVKPVKRQVEDLLGEIQKRAKKNERILVTTLTKKMAEDLTEYYTDLGVRARYLHSDIDTLKRVEIIRDLRIGKFDVLVGVNLLREGLDLPEVSLVAILDADKEGFLRSERSLIQTAGRAARNVGGEVILYADTITGSMEKALNETERRRKIQEEYNMNMGITPETVKSNIKDILSSIYEADYWTVPMAEEEKAPYGVDEETLKALELEMKDAAKRLEFEKAAEIRDRIKGIRTKMLQVGIK
- a CDS encoding GAF domain-containing protein, whose product is MHGSGLKGSATVEVRNKLRLLNILVSFILFLLLFIIVRYLESPLKNFLRFLPDLSMIVIMLIVFVLAGVGFYISRLLSGQVIRRIEDYSERLDSLLNLTKDIREELYGDILLEKIMDCSLDITRSDAGSILLIDDDNLVFKVVKGPKAEGLTGKSVSKEIGVSGWVLKNNQPVTISDATKDERFNPHIDELTGYRTNTMLCVPLKTKTATIGVIEVLNKKHGRYDERDIEIISHLADQAAISIERAQFYEDQRNYEIHLTDILLDTIDRFIPEKQGHSRRVAKYANVIAKAIGMSDKRKRRLYFASLLHDIGFLRLPVEKSFQKEVYTMHPEVGYEMLKPITFYKDIAQYVLHHHERYDGFGYPTKLKGDNIPLESRIIAIAEAFDSMVNEASYRITVDTDAGVEEILRYKGAQFDPELADVFAENIKGSE
- the larE gene encoding ATP-dependent sacrificial sulfur transferase LarE; translation: MSEERFSNLIGILKDMESALLAYSGGVDSTLLLKALSLSGITCLAVTSNSETMPSDDMLNAIFMAKAMGIELRTIKTNELENEDYLRNPPERCFYCKNELFSLLKDIAQKEGYNFVIDGSNLDDLKDYRPGRTANVKHEIRSPLIEAGFRKTEIREISKELGLPTWNKPSSPCLSSRFPYGMRITPDALKQVASAEGFLKSMGFKELRVRHLGDTARIELKEEDIARILEIKASVVKKLNALGYRFVLLDLEGLRRG